The Montipora capricornis isolate CH-2021 chromosome 3, ASM3666992v2, whole genome shotgun sequence genome includes the window tcttcggttaaacatgaaacgttagtgatgtatttgttaatttaaacacaggcaaattattttttaacttccaagcaaccgagatgcaacttgttttgcctggcatacacttttctcaacagcaacggtgaattggttcttttctgattttaaagcaatcttttaagttttatacttatggaactcgataactgaggaatataaaaactcaacagctattacgttttcgaacatctgcttccctaagtCTTCgcttaaacatgaaacgttagtgatgtatttgttaatttaaacacaggcaaattattttttaacttccAAGCAACCGAgctgcaacttgttttgcctggcatacacttttctcaacagcaacggtgaattggttcttttctgattttaaagcaaatcatttttaagttttatacttctgaggaactgggaaatttagaatggctaattgtagctgtgtaaaatttcgtTCCAGCATGTCACAGACAGGCACAtacaatattaatcacagacttatcatTTTCCTTTGAACATAACAGGAATTACTTTACCCCAACTGCTAAGTTTCCCCGATAAAACACAAGTTTCCTTTCCGATTCAAAACTTCGATTCTTCGCGATTTTGgcgtttgagcgtgagcctgtacaccgggaaggcttccagcaccgaattccccgacatcaacattgtttactgccctCATAACTCGCTTGAAAACTCATCTGAATACAgaagtccatgacattcagacgacgactgctcaattaatcagtccccccacagaggccaaacaaagttattccgtaagcttcgtccacgtttttaccagaatcTCGGAACGTGATCACTATTTTCCCGCCTCAAATTACAGACTTGAACGCGACAAATCTCgcttcgaaagagctgaaagaactttccttcgacaaattggctaaccttTCGACCAACCAGTTGACTTGAAAggctgtaccatttttccccggatgcgagagttaatccataaatcctatggaacgaaaaatggttccgtgtcccagcactaaccgccggccactgtcgatgcgcgcaaacgaactgaaatagatttgtgttccccacaaatTTCATCTCtcccctaaatatggtcattcaataaaaaattaactacttttttctgcttaaccgtggaacgtaagttcacagtacaatctgatcgaacatttttctgaatacgaaacaccttttgtgttatgtttttagcctttgttgacgGATATCTACACCGTTAGGAGACGTCCATCCGAGAATTCCTGATCATACACACTGTTCATGAAGAGAAGCGGGTGGAGGAGAGACTCGCGTGTTGGTGGCCAATCTCTCGGAAAATTGTAAACCACTATTACTAATGCGATATGTCCGGTACATAAATACAACACTATTACCATCATTCACGGATGCTCGGCTTTGCTCGATGTGTCCCACGCAAAATGACGGGGTGCTTGTTGTATCTCTCGGGGGTACAAATTACACATATTTATCGAAATGCTCTCGTTCATACAAGAAAGAATGTAACCACAACGTTTTTATAATTGTAAAACCAATTTGCATTtacaaaatgtttcagttgtcttttTAAATGTCATCTTTTATATTACTGCGGTCCAATGCTCGATCTAAAAACATTTGTGTTCAACACATTTAGAACTCAACTTGCCACTATTTTTAAAGCCTCTTGCAGAGACATTATCGTAAGTTGTAATTTAAGCATTAGAAGTGGAGTCGAAATCTACCTCTGAACATCATCCTTTTAAagcaaagtaaataaatatgcaTGTGGGAAGAAACATATTATCTTCAAAGGTCAAGTATGGAGGTATCTTCCTTTGTTTTCAATGCCGCATCGCGGACAACCACCTATTAACGACCTTATCAAATTAACACCAGTTTGAAGGATGATCAGGCATTGGAGAAGGAGGATGTTTGCAATTAGGCGGGGCATGAAACAATGATAATATTTAGGTAAAAGCCGTGAGACTCAGCATGGGCAATTAGAGTTTTTAAATTCACGTCATTTATCAACTTCTTTCAGCTGAGTAAACAAACTGATTGATATATCTTCGGCTACGAATCCCCTGTCGTGTTTCTGTCTATATATTGACAGCAGTTTTACCGCCGCTCAGGGTAAATGAAGACTGCTTcaatcattaaaaaaattgtcatttgaCAAAAAACAGACTCCGGAACAATAAAAAACCGGTTTGGCTTATGACACAGTATAAATTTGCGGGCAATCCTTCTTTTGTCAGTCAAGCCTCACCGCTACATCTTTGCCGAAAAACACAATGAAGGGAACCTTATTGGCTCTGTTAATCATTGCTGCCGTCTTTGTTGCTACTGTTGAGAGCGGTAGACGAAAGTTTGGGAAAAGTAAACTTGGAAAAGGTAAAGCTGACTCGCATTAGATCACCTACGGTTAAAAGTAAAATAGTCTTCAACCCGAAAAGCGAGTTGAGGAAACCAATCTACCAATCACATGTGAAAATAGAGCTAAGAAAAACAACGCAAGGAAAAAATAGCCGCTTTCTCTCGATCGTCTGTGGAAacattttggcgcgaaattcaCCTCGCGAAACCATAAGGCCTAATATCGTACTAGAATGCGGGTTTTCTCAAATACTTCGTTACACACGAgtgaaaaggttttttttttttacctgggGGATACAAAGACACAACCATTGCTCTGGCCGGGTGCAATTGCAATGTCATTGCATGGTGAGATCTGTAACTTCAGCCTTCATTTCTAGCATCATCTTAGCACAACTTTCAAAGACAACGGAAATGACGAGGTTTTCAGAGACGCGGAGGTATTTTCAAGGCAACTGGTTTTAAACTTGTCGGCGGGTTAAGCTTTCGCTTAGCAAAAGGAAATGCTTCTCGATTCCGCTATGTTGACTTGATCAACATCTCCAAATGATTtcgaaaaaataaatttatgaaAACCGGCATGTATTAAAAGTAGATAATAAGAACCGACCCATACTAATATGTCATCTGTTAGTCATATGAATGCTCGAAATAATAATTTCCTGGGGGctgtttttctttgctttgaCGTACTGTTGTGCATgctattttttttgttaaccaTTTAGGACCAAAAAGTGATGACGCTAGTTAAGGATAGTTGAGGGTTTGAAGAAGGAATATCGAGCCGTAAAAATTACAATGTTTAAACCCCTACATAGTCAACGCTCAAAGTTTAGTGATCTTGTGTCTTTCACCATTTGGGATAGTTGAAGTTCGCCGGGTAGACAAAGGTAAGAGGGCGTTGATTGCTTGAACAACACCggcaaaaaattaattcctAACAATTAATTAAcataatttctttctttcctcaAATGGCTCCGAATCTTATGTTATTTCCTTTTGCGCTTGGATAGCTTTTAAAATTCTGAATTTCTCGTTGTAACTAGATCCTTAATATTCACTGAAAATATTTTCCCCGAAACTGGATCTCCCATACGATGAGCATTGATGAGCTCTTTTATCAACACTCAACGATTTCCGGCTGCAAATCAAACACACTCAGCAATGAATATTACATGTTTCCTGGGATCATCAGCAAATTCTTTTGAATCCCCATTATTAATTGTCTAGAAGCCGTAGAAATTCAGCTATTGTCCATGAATAGTGATCCCAGAAGCTTTTTCACTGTCAATTGAAGCGTACGTGCTTGGTGAATATGTTTGGGGCTCCTTGGGTTTAAGTCTGTTAGAGCTGATCTGGCTAATCTCTCCGCGCTTGCTTTGCCTGCCAGCACCAAGTGGAATTCTAAAAGATCTCCTGAAAAGACCCTTTAATGAGCGATCAAATAATTGACCAaagaattttgtttattttaggaCGATTATGCTTAAAAGGCTGTCTTAACTGCTCGAATGAGACTGCCTGCATCAAATGTAAAAAAACGTTTAATCTGAATCAAGAAACGAAACGATGCGAAAAGAAAGGTAAGACAAAAGTTTACATTTTCTTCTCTGCAAAAACATAATACGAGTGCCGAGAGTAAAGAGCTGTCATCGTTTCTTAGGCGGGTCAAGTCTCGAACCTCTTGTATACTGGGTAAGTCCGGCATCGGAGGAATAAGGAACAAAAATGCGTGACAAAGTCATGTTTCCTAGAGGAGTACATTGACAGAAGCAATGGAAATCTCCGGGATATCGTCTTCCTTTTTAGGGCAGagggtataataataataataataataataataataaaaaaataataatatgacGAGAATTAATAAATGAAAGCCAGATATTTGTACTACAGAGAGAATCAACTTAGAGTTATCATTtcgttacttgagcagtaacgaaGCGGGAAAGCCTCTTCATTTGATTCGCTCCCCAGTTCAAATATCTGGCTTTCATATATAACTCTCGTCATCTCTATATCCTGTGCGGATTTAATTCTCAGCCATCAGTTGAAAAATACTTGTCTCCGACAAAACGTAAATTCTGGTCGATTTTGAGCTAGTGGTTACCCCATCCACACCACCGAATTGGAAAGATTCATTTTACAAACATTTCGTCTGTTGATAAAATGTAGCAACTACTGGACTAAGAAGTTTTTGTTTCGACAACCAGTAAGACAGCTATAggtaaggatttttttttttattcgtaGCATCTGggttcaatagaccttttcggcttgtacattttgttttcccaatacagatcatgtgataatactcaggaggtttggtcttttgttttgttcattaaaatgagggcatgcaagcatgaatatgcctgcatgcactcgttttaatgaacaaaacaaaggaccaagcctcctgagtattatcacatgatctgtattgggaaaacaaagtgtacaagccgaaaaggtctattctatGAAAATCTCTTGAATACCATCCAGATATCTCTGTAATGTGAAATGTGCACCTAGCCTATAGAAATATGTTTGTCGTTGAAAAGAAGTTTTGATTACGTTGAAACTTCGCCGGATTTCCTGCGATTTTTTAAAAGGCATCGAATGTCGCCAATTATATATTGGAACACGTACGAATAAGGAAACGATCATGCAGTGAGCATGAGACAAGTGTATGTTCACTTAACACAACGGAAACTTTACTTTCATGTTTTCTGATCAGTTTAACCAAAAAAAAGTGTAAGgtgtgttgaaaacaattacaAAGGCCCGTTtgaaacgtcgaactttacacgtgccaaatctaatgcaaatgagaaaaatctattgttttcgctcatttgccttagatttggcacatgtaaagttcgttTGAAACGGACCTTTGCCATCATGGATATGGGCCAACGCGAACTTATGAAACCTACGTTCTAGGGACGAATCACAACGGCATATCACCGTTGCTCTTCCGATTGGAATTGCAGGGCCAGGCGAGGGTTGGCTTTGTAACAGCTTCACCTTAGTCAGAGAAGAAATTGAGACCCGGAAATCTTTCTACATTTGACGTCATCCCATATTTCCCTTTGCATAAACTTGAACGAATCTCTAGATGATTTCAAAACGTCACAGAAATCATTGgtttttcttcaatgaaaatctCTGGACGACgcaaaaattaatgtcattTAGGGATTAGATGCACTTAAGAGCATTAAAGGGGCTGTGCATCCTGTAGGATTTTCCTAGgttttgtttcttcaaaaaaggaggaaactaTGAACCATTTTTTTTGGCAACCTATCATAATTTTATACCAAAATATCACACGAAGCACGCCCCTCATAGTTGAATGGGTGCCTGGGGCAGAAGAGAAGACTGGTTAAAAGCTGGGATGTGACGTCACGCAGGTATCAGAGAGTTTCCTCGAAGAAAGTATTGTTCACGGTATCCTGAAAAGCGAGAGTGAAGAAGTCTGAAAGCGGTTAGAGAGTAATGGTCCGGAATTAAATTAATAGTAACTTCCAAATCTTGGATTGTTGAGAAATTCAATCTTTGCCTCTGATGACGTTAGCACAAAGCTTTGACCCCCCAAGCAATTTGTCAACTTATGTAACAGGTGGCTCACACAATGTGTGTGTGTAACCGACTATTATTTTATGgtaaatgtactggatttaccgtttgcttcaccTATAACGATATATCGCTAAGTATGTATATCAATCAATGGTAAGTAAACGTCgaattaccttacctgtggtATATAGTCGTCCTTTTGCCTCAAAagcggttttttgagcgattttgaaggATTTTGAGTTCGTCGTTTACTGTTCCTAATAATAGAAGGGCAAGCTTCAATAACCGACACAAATAAGTTTGCCAAAGTTAGCTGTCAATCCCCGAAAGCTCGTCATAGACCGCTGAAGTACTATCATCCGCTGCTTCAAAAAGAAAAGGAGTTCAGGCGGTAAAGAGGATTCTACCTAAAACTTGTTGATACACTTTGTCCTAAAGGTTCTAGATTGGCTCATTTATATGGCTTCCCTAAAAGTCACAAACCGACGTTAAGCATGAGACCTATTCTTTCCGTCACTGGCACGTACAATTTCTCTCTGGCCAAATGGTTGGATGACAATTTAGAACCGCTATCCGTCaacatttactataaaataacaatcggttacacacacacacacacacacattgtGTGGGCTTCCTGTGCTTCTATGGGATTGGTACGCTAGGACCAATGACTGtgtaatatttaaaaaataacaaaggatGGCTAACCTGTATgtagaaattaaaataaaaaacctgTTTGGCTACATATGCACTTAAAATTCCTTTCCAGTACTAAGTATCAAACCATTTATGTTTAGATGCCATTTCAACGTGCCCGccaaaaacgaaaaaatgtGTCGCTTGCAGTGATGATGGAACATGCACCAGATGCATGAGAGGCTTTGCTTTGCTGGTTTCAACTAAACGAAGGCGTGGCCCATGCATTCCGTGCAAAACGGTTGCTAAAAAAGCCAGCAAATTTCGCGGCGCTGACAAATCACAGTGTAAAAGGAGGAAGGTCAAAAAAGGAGGcaagagaaaaacaaataaaaaaggtaaagagtgttttttttaaatttttgatttgCTGACTTTAAATGGCCACCCACTGTATATTTTTTCACACACGAGACGTTCACTTCCAATCTTGAAACAGGAGAAGTCAATTGGCAAActtcaaaatcaaaattttctcTTTACAGATCATGTGTATGTGTGAGTTTGTGCCATCTTGCCAACCCGAAGCCTGTGATCAAACTGCAAACCTTCCCACCTCCCTCCCTAGTAATTGCGGACTTGGTCGAAGGCTGGAATTGACTGAAGAATTAAGTTCTCCCAGCCTTTCGACCGAGCACTCCATTACTCGGAAGAGTAACCGCAACCTATATGTCTGTTTTATTTGAGCTTCCATTGGCTGCTAGGCTCCACTGGCCCTCATGGTCATTCCAGGCAGCTTGGACTTCTTCTTAAGActaagtaaaataaaaatttgtcGTAAATAAGACGAAAAAAGTGCAAATAAagaggttgttgttgttattgttgagATGACGGAACGATGTAGACGGTTTTTCCCAAATTTTTGTAAGATGTAGGTAAATTCGGAGTGGAACTTTCCCGTTTATTTTCACACTTCTTTAAATTAGGTTTATGGTTAACCTAATTGATAGAGCACGTACAAGCTTGATGATGGTTAcatcataaatacttttgtcctttggccatttcaatttcaataggaaaagaaaacaaacagcggttacaaacattttcattttatacttgacgtatgctgcaacatacgaaacgtcaagtataaaatgaaaatgtttgtaaccgctgtttgatGATGGTTATTATTAGTTGTAATATCAAGCTTTTCGGGTTAATTTGGCCACAAGGAAATAATACCACAATCTTATAATGTCGGCGAAAAATTAGAAGAgtgaatatttttcttttaaatttgcagACCGAAAAGAAGGGAAGAGAAAATCAAGGCCCACTTCTTCTCCATCAGTTCAGCCTTAGGACCTTCATTCCAAGAGGTTTCGTTTTCAAGCGTCAGTCCTCGCCATTTAGATCGATCAGGGATTAATGTAATTGAACTTTATCAGCTTagtttttgtaaataatttaaactaCTGCCAATGCAGCTAACTTGGAGCAAGAAAAGTAGTTGACATTTCGGTTTATCGTAGTTGACACGGAACTCGGAATTACCGCCGAAATGAACGTGGGATGACTCAGTGTTTTCAATCGAGGGGAGTGGGGAGGGGAAAAGTTGGGAAAGGAGAGGGCCGGAGTTTGAAAGCAAACACTACTGACCCCGTTCCTTACGGGAGAACTTAACTCGTCcactaggctcgatttccagccgctGTTCGGGAAACGAGGCCGCGCGCCTCGTAGACCGGACACGAgggagcggcggaaatcgagcctactcGTCTACCTCCCAGAGTATTTTGAAATCTTTTGGACTTTGGAAGTTTGGGACAACTTTCAGCAGCCTCTTTTGGAAAATTCAAATGGATCCTGCCTCACGATATTCATATGAAAGAAATCACCTGCAAGAATTTCGTATTCATCCTTGAAATTGGGGGCGAAAGATCGCCCAACCTCCCAAACCGGCCAGGGTCCACCGTCACCGACTGAATAAGAGTATATATTTT containing:
- the LOC138042085 gene encoding R-spondin-2-like — encoded protein: MKGTLLALLIIAAVFVATVESGRRKFGKSKLGKGRLCLKGCLNCSNETACIKCKKTFNLNQETKRCEKKDAISTCPPKTKKCVACSDDGTCTRCMRGFALLVSTKRRRGPCIPCKTVAKKASKFRGADKSQCKRRKVKKGGKRKTNKKDRKEGKRKSRPTSSPSVQP